The Phoenix dactylifera cultivar Barhee BC4 chromosome 15, palm_55x_up_171113_PBpolish2nd_filt_p, whole genome shotgun sequence genome contains a region encoding:
- the LOC103714820 gene encoding zinc finger CCCH domain-containing protein 62-like translates to MASCELKPVKGDETLQEEGSEEEEQSSDFCAPDESDEDPTFDILDETRSALSKISLKKSKSRDLKKEIELGNEDGAEPVEVEIPELNEKDGKCFEMVEKLIKDGQLEKLKVDQCKVYLRKYGLRLTGNKDVLLERIREHLEVKDGGGEKKYPISSFVLNCKGDACTSDVVLFEQNVYEMFSIASRSATGPSIGTRLIAGRIVKESYGAAKQQHTFTIEVLWSKGEKPLPPLHPLLIKGRNLYRLKTMRQKWADEEQRKKILQEKHARGSIARCARENRIQQKEVRKINRIIRMEENKGKHIPAEQRNQHQPNPLQTNRQLKNIQPLQQSQHHPDAFKSKILKQIHFQNESQIKSDKITTTENYDNSSPQKENYDNCYQVTKPPTMFQASGTDPVVKPWNFEFLPSHDLPQFDEKHNQHHQQPCLSYSNSLKMSSPRPPLALSNYFNGSLPQQPSVCSNYFKRSPPQHHCPIQRQQLCRFYRQGRCYFGDNCKYRHD, encoded by the exons ATGGCCTCCTGCGAGCTCAAACCAGTTAAGGGAGATGAAACCCTCCAAGAAGAAGGATCCGAGGAGGAAGAACAGTCGTCGGACTTCTGCGCGCCGGATGAGTCTGATGAAGACCCGACGTTTGACATCCTCGACGAAACACGGTCGGCTCTTTCGAAGATTTCGCTCAAGAAATCCAAGTCCCG GGATCTTAAAAAAGAGATCGAGCTGGGAAATGAAGATGGGGCGGAGCCGGTGGAGGTCGAGATTCCAGAGCTCAATGAGAAGGATGGGAAATGCTTTGAGATGGTTGAAAAGCTTATCAAAG ATGGCCAGTTGGAGAAACTAAAAGTTGATCAGTGCAAGGTGTATTTGAGGAAGTATGGGCTAAGATTAACAGGCAACAAAGATGTTTTATTGGAGCGCATCAGAGAGCATCTTGA GGTCAAAGATGGTGGTGGGGAGAAGAAGTACCCTATTTCTAGCTTTGTCTTGAACTGCAAAG GGGACGCATGCACAAGTGATGTGGTGCTGTTCGAGCAAAATGTTTATGAAAT GTTCAGTATTGCTTCTAGGAGCGCCACAGGTCCTTCAATTGGTACAAGGCTGATTGCTGGCCGGATAGTGAAGGAAAGTTATGGTGCAGCCAAGCAACAACATACATTTACA ATTGAGGTGCTATGGAGCAAAGGTGAAAAACCATTGCCTCCCCTTCATCCCCTCCTTATCAAGGGGAGGAATCTCTACCGGCTTAAGACAATGAGGCAG AAATGGGCTGATGaagagcaaaggaagaaaattcTGCAAGAGAAGCATGCGAGAGGTTCTATTGCACGATGTGCAAGGGAGAATAGGATCCAGCAAAAGGAAGTGAGGAAAATAAACAGAATAATTAG GATGGAGGAGAACAAGGGCAAGCATATACCAGCAGAACAGAGAAACCAGCATCAACCAAATCCACTCCAAACAAATCGTCAACTAAAAAACATTCAGCCCTTGCAGCAGTCTCAGCATCACCCTGATGCATTTAAATCAAAGATTCTTAAACAAATTCACTTTCAGAATGAAAGTCAAATCAAATCTGACAAGATAACAACTACTGAAAATTACGACAACTCTTCAcctcaaaaagaaaattatgacAACTGTTATCAAGTTACAAAACCACCTACTATGTTTCAGGCTAGCGGCACAGATCCAGTTGTCAAGCCTTGGAATTTTGAGTTTCTTCCTTCTCATGATCTGCCACAGTTTGATGAAAAACACAACCAGCATCATCAACAACCTTGCCTGTCATACTCAAATTCTCTTAAGATGAGCTCACCACGACCGCCGTTGGCACTGTCAAATTATTTCAATGGAAGTCTGCCACAACAGCCATCGGTGTGCTCAAATTATTTCAAGAGAAGTCCACCACAACATCATTGTCCCATACAGCGACAACAGCTCTGCCGCTTCTATCGCCAAGGGAGGTGCTACTTTGGAGATAACTGCAAGTATCGGCATGACTAA